The Desertibacillus haloalkaliphilus DNA window GCGATCGAAAATGTAGCAGATGATGTAACAAACGAGAATCAACAATAATTTCCCGAATAAGGGGTTGCGTTCGTAGATCAACGGCAATTTAGTTGGTCTGCTCCAATGCCAAAGGAGGAGAAATGTATGCGTAAGCGAAAAGGGCAACGTGACGCAGCATTAACAAATAACATGACACCGACCGAAAGCATGCCAGATGTCGAAGAACAATATCGCCGTAGTTCCCATAACCGTCCAAAAAGAGGACCAGGTTCAAAAGGATAACCAATCCAATAGGGTGCCTATAAGGTTGATGTTACCTTTTAGGCACCCTCTTTGCTATTATGGAAGTGACGAAGTTAAAAAGGAATACATAGAAGTTTGATTTGACGTAACATAGAGGAAAGGAATACATGTCATTTCAAACTCATTGGAAATCGTTTAACATTCATTTGTTGTTGTAGTATGATGTAACACGTGAAAAAAATAACAAATGAATAGCCAGGTGGTGAAGACAGATCGTAACGAAAAAACATTATACAATTGGAATGGCTGGTCACATTGATCATGGGAAGACAACGTTAACGAAAGCGTTAACGAATATTGATACCGATCGCTTAAAGGAAGAGAAGGAAAGAAAGATTTCGATTGAACTTGGTTACGCCCCGTTAGTTCTTCGGGATGATTTGGAAGTCTCTGTGATTGATGTCCCAGGACATGAACGATTTATTCGTCAGATGATCGCTGGTGTGGCTGGCATTGATCTTGTCCTTCTCGTCGTTGCTGCTGACGAAGGTGTTATGCCACAAACGAAAGAGCACCTAGAGATTCTTTCTTATTTAGGAATCGAATCTGGTCTTGTGGTCGTGACAAAGATCGACCGTGTCGATACAGAGCTACTCGAGCTTGTTGAAGAAGACATTCGCGAGCAAGTTCAAGGAACATTTTTTGAAGAAGAGGAACTCCTTTTTGTTGATAGTTTAGCAGGAAAAGGAATCGAGGATTTAAAAAATGCAGTTGTTAAGCAACTGGAATCGTTACCGATGCGTAATCAAAAAGGAGCATTTCGTCTACCGATTGATCAAGTTTTTTCCGTGCATGGACAAGGAACGGTTGTTCGAGGTACTGTGTATGAAGGTATCGTTCGTGAAGGCGATATGCTTAACGTACTACCTCAAGGTAAAAAGGTGAGGGCGCGTCAATTACAAGTTCATCATCAACCAAAGAAAGAAGCAACTGCCGGACAACGAGTAGCGATTAATCTAGGAGGCGAAACGGATCAAGTTCAGCGTGGGGACGTCCTTGTTTCCACTGATGACTATATCCGCACAACAACAATTGATATTGAACTTCATACGGTTAAACGCCTTACTTACCGCTTAAAGCAACGCTCATTTATTAAATTACATATTGGAACAGCTGAAGTCTATGGAAAGGTTGTTTTCTTTGATCGAAATGAATTAGGCAAAAATGAAACCATACTATGTCAACTCCGTTTAGATGAACCGATTGTAACGAAAAGAGGCGATCGCTTTATCTTACGGCGTCCAACTCCTGTTGAAACGATTGGTGGTGGAATGGTGATTGATCCATCTGGAGAGCGCTACCGTTTTGGTGAGAAAACGATTCACTTACTTCAACGTAAAAAAGAAGGGACGCCTAGAGACCGTGTCGTTGATGTAATTAGCAAAAACCATGCTATATCTTTACAAGAAATTATTAAACAAGCAAGCATAGCACGTGAAGAAGCAGAAGAAGCTCTTAAAAC harbors:
- the selB gene encoding selenocysteine-specific translation elongation factor, whose amino-acid sequence is MVTKKHYTIGMAGHIDHGKTTLTKALTNIDTDRLKEEKERKISIELGYAPLVLRDDLEVSVIDVPGHERFIRQMIAGVAGIDLVLLVVAADEGVMPQTKEHLEILSYLGIESGLVVVTKIDRVDTELLELVEEDIREQVQGTFFEEEELLFVDSLAGKGIEDLKNAVVKQLESLPMRNQKGAFRLPIDQVFSVHGQGTVVRGTVYEGIVREGDMLNVLPQGKKVRARQLQVHHQPKKEATAGQRVAINLGGETDQVQRGDVLVSTDDYIRTTTIDIELHTVKRLTYRLKQRSFIKLHIGTAEVYGKVVFFDRNELGKNETILCQLRLDEPIVTKRGDRFILRRPTPVETIGGGMVIDPSGERYRFGEKTIHLLQRKKEGTPRDRVVDVISKNHAISLQEIIKQASIAREEAEEALKTLTDERKVLLLGHYYLLTDLRQSLLGEVESELINFHEQFPLRLGKNKAEIVQSLLTVVPQKVAEAMIEDAVTNQLLMKTGQFISLPNFRPHFPQQWAKRMEHIVSEIKVQQLQVESWDQLLKNQQVPADVGEELKHFLVSDKQIYQLDEKYFIHEKILNERLKWLYEQTSDSFSMQEAKAALDVSRKYLVPFLELLDHLQLTVRTESVREWKRANVEQWINEKEEN